Proteins co-encoded in one Magnetococcales bacterium genomic window:
- a CDS encoding exopolyphosphatase, with translation MAEKRKFRLVTRSDFDGLVCAVILKELDMIEEIKFVHPKDMQDGKIEITNNDITTNLPYVDGVHLAFDHHASETIRRGDKKPENHIIDQHAPSAARVVYKYYGGYDAMPDVSTDMMAAVDKGDAALFSREEILHPTDWVLMNFLMDARTGLGRFREFRISNYQLMMQLIDNCRTMTIQEILQLPDIKERVDLYFQHEEKFKAQLRACSTVHKNLVVLDLRHQETIFAGNRFMIYALYPETNISIHILWGVKKQNTVFAIGKSIINRSSNTNVGELALQYGGGGHRNAGTCQVENDQSEKALQELIDRITQDG, from the coding sequence GTGGCTGAAAAAAGAAAATTCCGACTGGTTACCCGCAGCGATTTCGATGGTCTGGTGTGTGCCGTCATTCTCAAGGAACTGGACATGATCGAGGAGATCAAATTTGTCCATCCAAAAGACATGCAAGACGGCAAGATTGAAATCACCAACAACGATATCACGACCAATCTTCCCTACGTGGATGGGGTGCATCTGGCCTTTGACCACCATGCCAGCGAAACCATCCGGCGGGGCGATAAAAAACCGGAAAATCACATCATCGATCAACACGCTCCCTCCGCAGCCAGGGTGGTTTACAAATACTATGGCGGCTACGATGCCATGCCCGATGTTTCGACAGACATGATGGCCGCCGTGGATAAAGGGGATGCCGCTCTGTTCAGCCGGGAAGAAATTCTCCATCCCACCGATTGGGTCCTGATGAACTTTCTCATGGATGCCCGGACCGGTCTGGGACGGTTTCGCGAGTTTCGCATCTCCAACTATCAGTTGATGATGCAACTGATCGACAATTGCCGCACCATGACCATTCAGGAAATTTTGCAATTGCCCGATATCAAGGAACGGGTGGATCTTTATTTCCAGCATGAAGAAAAATTCAAGGCCCAGTTGCGTGCCTGTTCCACGGTCCACAAAAATCTTGTGGTTCTCGACTTGCGCCACCAGGAGACCATTTTTGCCGGCAACCGCTTCATGATCTATGCCCTGTATCCCGAAACCAACATATCCATTCACATTTTATGGGGTGTCAAAAAACAAAACACGGTTTTCGCCATCGGCAAATCCATCATCAATCGGAGTTCCAACACCAATGTCGGAGAGTTGGCTCTCCAATATGGTGGTGGCGGGCATCGTAACGCCGGAACCTGCCAGGTCGAGAATGACCAGTCCGAAAAGGCCTTGCAAGAGTTGATCGACCGGATTACTCAGGACGGCTGA